The Pseudomonas nunensis genome includes the window TAATCATCCCCCGATGATCCCCTGTAGCAGCTGACGAGCACCGCGAGGCAGCGTTCGGCGGCGAAGCCGTCGTAAAGTCAGCCACCGCGGTGTTTCAGGTTATACCGCGGCGGCAGGATTCACGACGGCTGCGCCGCCGAACGCTGCCTCGCGGTGCTCGTCAGCTGCTACAGGTTTCCAGCGGTTGGATTTTGGCGGGCAGGGTTTGCCACCAATAGATCAGCGCCACGGCGTTGATCCCTGCCCCCAACAAGCACACGCCCATCCACCCACCCCACGCATACATCGCCGTCGAACCAATCGACCCCAGCGCACTGCCAATTGAATAAAACAGCATGTACCCCGCAGTCAGTCTGCTTTGCGCTTCCGGCCGCACGCTGTAGATCATGCTCTGGCTGGTGACGTGCACGGCTTGCAGGCCCAAATCCAGCGTGATCACCCCAAGCAACAACGCCCACAGCGAAGATTGAGTGAGGGCGATCGGCAGCCACGAAGCCAGCATCAGCAACAGCGACAGGCCGCTGGTCCATTGGCCAAGACCACGATCGGCCAGATGCCCGGCGCGGGCGGCGGCCAGTGCACCAGCCGCGCCGGCCAGTCCGAATAATCCGATTTGCGTGTGGGACAACGACAGCGGCGGGGCGCTCAGGGGCAACACCATCGGTGTCCACAACACCATGGCGCTGGCGAAGGTCAGCAGGGCCAGGATCGCCCGTTGGCGCAGCACCGGTTCTTCCTTGAACAGGCTGAATACCGAGCCGATCAGCGCGGCGTAAGTGTGGGTTGGTTGCGGGGCTTCGTGTTTGGGCAGCACACGAAACAACAGCAACGCCATCAACAGGGTCAAGCCTGCGGACAACAGATAAATCGAACGCCAACCGGCCAGGTCCGCCATGCCGCCGGCCACGGTGCGCGCCAGCAAAATGCCGACAACGATGCCGCTGGTGACCACGCCCACCACGCGTCCGCGCTGGGCTGAAATCGCCAGGGTCGCCGCGTACGCCACCAACACCTGGGTCACCACCGCCAACAATCCGGTCAACGCCATGCCGATCAGCAGCCAGGCGCTGTTTTGCGCGAAGGCGATCATCAGCAACGCCACTGCCGACAACAGCGTTTGCGTGACGATCAGGCGCCGCCGGTTGATCAGATCCCCCAGCGGCACCAGCAATAACAGGCCCACGCCGTAACCGACCTGAGTCAGGGTGACGACGATGCCGATGGTCGCCGGGTTCATGGCAAACGCGTCGGCCATGGCATCGAGCAGCGGTTGGGCGTAATACACGTTACCGACGGCCAGTCCGCAGGCAACAGCGAACAGCAGCACCACGCCGCTGTTCAACGAATGATTGGGCTTCATGCCAGGCTCCTGATGTGGTTTCAAAATAAAACCAGTTGTACGGTAAGCAGGCTGGTTTTATATTGCAACCACATTTGCAGTCTGCGAGCACGAGCATGGTCAAACGAACAAGCATGCAAGGCGCCGAATGCCCGGTCGCCCGGTCACTGGATGCCATTGGTGATTGGTGGTCATTGCTGATCGTGCGCGATGCCTTCGATGGCATCCGCCGATTCGGTGAGTTTCAGCGCAATTTGGGCATGGCCAAGAACATCCTCTCGGCGCGCCTACGCACGTTGGTGGCCCATGGGATTTTTGATCTGGTGCCGGCGTCGGATGGCAGCGCGTATCAGGAGTACGTGCTGACGGAAAAGGGCAAAGGCCTGTTCCCGTTGATCATCGGCTTGCGGCAGTGGGGCGAGGCGTTTTTCTTTGAGGCCGGGGAGGCGCATTCGCGGGTGGTGGATCGTGAACAGGGGCGACCGGTGCGCACGTTGGAATTGCGCGCCGAGGATGGGCGATTGCTGGGGCCGGAGGATTGTGTGCGGGTGGCGGCGGAATGAACGTGGCTGCATGCCGGGCATGCAGCCACGAAGTCAATTAACGCAACGTATCAATCATCTCCGCAACAGTCGTCAGCACATCTTTCCCCAACTGCTTGGAGCGTTTGCCCGACCAACCCGTCAACGCATTCGGTGCGTCGTCGTTATCTTTGAACGGCATCTCCAGGGTCAGCGACAGGCAGTCGAACTTCTGACCGACGCTGTTACAGGCCAGGGTCATGTTGGCTTTGCCCGGTAAGTCACGGGTGTAGCCGTGTTTGGTCTGGAAGTCTTTGGTCAGATGCTTGAGGTGATCGCGGAAGTGGGTTTCGAGCTTCTCGATCCGCGGCGTATAACCGGGGTTGCCTTCACAACCGGCAGTGAACACGTAAGGGATTTCTTCGTCACCGTGTACGTCGAGGAACAGGTCGACGCCGTACTTTTCCATCTGCTGCTGAGCAAACAGGACTTCCGGGCTGATCTCCTGGCTGGCGCTCTGCCAGGCGCGGTTCAGGTCCTGGCCCATGGCGTTGGTACGCAGATGGCCGTGGAAGGCGCCGTCCGGGTTCATGTTCGGTATCAGGTACAGGTCGGCGCTGGCCAGGAGTTTTTTCAGTACGGGATCGTCATGCTTTTCCAGGCGTTCGATCACGCCTTCCATGAACCACTCGGCCATGTGCTCGCCCGGATGCTGTTGCGCGATGATCCAGACCTTGCGCTGACCTTCGGCGCCGCTGCCTTTGCGCAGCAACTGGATATCCCG containing:
- a CDS encoding MFS transporter, yielding MKPNHSLNSGVVLLFAVACGLAVGNVYYAQPLLDAMADAFAMNPATIGIVVTLTQVGYGVGLLLLVPLGDLINRRRLIVTQTLLSAVALLMIAFAQNSAWLLIGMALTGLLAVVTQVLVAYAATLAISAQRGRVVGVVTSGIVVGILLARTVAGGMADLAGWRSIYLLSAGLTLLMALLLFRVLPKHEAPQPTHTYAALIGSVFSLFKEEPVLRQRAILALLTFASAMVLWTPMVLPLSAPPLSLSHTQIGLFGLAGAAGALAAARAGHLADRGLGQWTSGLSLLLMLASWLPIALTQSSLWALLLGVITLDLGLQAVHVTSQSMIYSVRPEAQSRLTAGYMLFYSIGSALGSIGSTAMYAWGGWMGVCLLGAGINAVALIYWWQTLPAKIQPLETCSS
- a CDS encoding winged helix-turn-helix transcriptional regulator, with the translated sequence MVKRTSMQGAECPVARSLDAIGDWWSLLIVRDAFDGIRRFGEFQRNLGMAKNILSARLRTLVAHGIFDLVPASDGSAYQEYVLTEKGKGLFPLIIGLRQWGEAFFFEAGEAHSRVVDREQGRPVRTLELRAEDGRLLGPEDCVRVAAE
- a CDS encoding M14 family metallopeptidase, producing the protein MTVAKSSFDITANFDSGNIEVLDISNPLQALLAIKPDTRSQHFQWFHFKASGLHVGQEHWFRLNNASKSSYNKAWDGYQAVASYDHVNWFRVPTIFEGDCLRFSLEATATHAWFAYFEPYSRGRHDWLIEQALSKAGTELLATGKSAEGRDIQLLRKGSGAEGQRKVWIIAQQHPGEHMAEWFMEGVIERLEKHDDPVLKKLLASADLYLIPNMNPDGAFHGHLRTNAMGQDLNRAWQSASQEISPEVLFAQQQMEKYGVDLFLDVHGDEEIPYVFTAGCEGNPGYTPRIEKLETHFRDHLKHLTKDFQTKHGYTRDLPGKANMTLACNSVGQKFDCLSLTLEMPFKDNDDAPNALTGWSGKRSKQLGKDVLTTVAEMIDTLR